One Streptomyces sp. RPA4-2 genomic window carries:
- a CDS encoding TetR/AcrR family transcriptional regulator, producing the protein MAGKRGEREERTRRRLSTAERREQLLSVGARLFSESPYDEVWIEQVAEIAGVSRGLLYHYFPTKRDFFAAVVERESERMLRMTAAVPGVAVREQLVAGLDTFLAYVETHAHGFRAFHRADAAGDQVVRAVYRRALAAQERQILETLATDPDFGRAAVERPELRIAVRGWLAFTTAVCLEWLRGAELTREQLRDLCARALLGAIAP; encoded by the coding sequence ATGGCCGGGAAACGGGGGGAACGGGAGGAGCGCACGCGCCGTCGGCTCAGTACCGCGGAACGCCGGGAGCAGCTTCTGTCGGTGGGGGCGCGGCTGTTCTCGGAGAGTCCGTACGACGAGGTGTGGATCGAGCAGGTCGCCGAGATCGCCGGAGTGTCGCGCGGTCTTCTCTACCACTACTTCCCGACCAAACGGGACTTCTTCGCCGCCGTCGTGGAGCGCGAGAGCGAGCGCATGCTGCGCATGACGGCGGCGGTGCCCGGGGTCGCCGTGCGGGAGCAGCTCGTCGCCGGGCTGGACACCTTCCTTGCGTACGTCGAGACGCATGCGCACGGCTTCCGTGCCTTCCACCGTGCCGACGCGGCGGGTGACCAGGTGGTGCGTGCGGTCTACCGGCGGGCGCTGGCCGCGCAGGAGCGGCAGATCCTGGAGACGCTCGCCACGGACCCGGACTTCGGCCGCGCGGCCGTGGAGCGGCCCGAGCTGCGGATCGCCGTGCGCGGCTGGCTCGCCTTCACGACGGCCGTGTGTCTGGAGTGGCTGCGGGGAGCCGAGCTGACGCGGGAACAGCTGCGCGATCTCTGTGCGCGGGCGCTGCTGGGCGCGATCGCTCCGTAA
- a CDS encoding DUF2470 domain-containing protein, with product MGDRHVWTAAPSVAERARSVLAAAWSCAVTAEGGREELLGAHTVTPDGRVLLHVPEDSALLATAICAPRGEPSAVLEFADAAPVPVRRRIRTRLWMAGWFVVGEAHLEFQASRVVLRDASGAVVVGLDDFADAVPDPLATAEAALLTHLADAHPDAVERLTRLVEPESLHGAVRVQPLAVDRHGLTLRIERARGDGDVRLPFHAPADDVSQLTERMHVLLTQASSTACPRALQRQRADGDG from the coding sequence ATGGGCGACCGCCATGTCTGGACGGCCGCGCCCTCCGTGGCCGAGCGCGCCCGCTCGGTGCTCGCCGCGGCCTGGTCCTGCGCGGTGACCGCCGAGGGCGGCCGGGAGGAACTCCTCGGCGCGCACACCGTCACCCCGGACGGCAGGGTCCTCCTGCACGTGCCGGAGGACAGCGCGCTGCTCGCCACCGCCATCTGCGCGCCCCGCGGCGAGCCGTCGGCCGTCCTGGAGTTCGCGGACGCCGCGCCCGTTCCCGTACGCCGCCGGATCCGCACCCGCCTGTGGATGGCCGGCTGGTTCGTGGTGGGGGAGGCGCATCTGGAGTTCCAGGCCTCGCGCGTCGTGCTGCGTGACGCGTCCGGCGCCGTGGTGGTCGGCCTCGACGACTTCGCCGACGCCGTCCCCGATCCACTGGCGACGGCCGAGGCCGCCCTGCTCACCCACCTCGCCGACGCGCACCCCGACGCCGTCGAACGGCTGACCCGCCTCGTCGAGCCCGAGAGCCTGCACGGCGCGGTCCGCGTCCAGCCGCTCGCCGTCGACCGGCACGGCCTGACGCTGCGCATCGAGCGGGCGCGGGGCGACGGAGACGTGCGCCTGCCCTTCCACGCGCCCGCCGACGACGTGTCCCAGCTCACCGAGCGGATGCATGTGCTGCTCACGCAGGCGAGTTCCACCGCCTGCCCCCGCGCGCTACAGCGGCAGCGCGCAGACGGCGACGGGTGA
- a CDS encoding lactonase family protein, whose product MSSGAEPARGADGGWSRRRFVGALTGAVAATALPAPAAPPAEPADAAGVGSPPTGGPPSPAGSPSSGRSPAPTARRLFLGTYTSVDGGGKGIGLATYDSATGAIKSTGTVTGVADPSYLAVHPDGHTLYAVDERPEGGVTAVRLAGDKVLGTRSTGGSGPCHLSVHPSGRWLLSANYGSGSVAVHPIDASGALGERAALVKHTRPAPGPGQQGPHAHQFLTGPDAGHVLAVDLGTDTVYTYRLDTSEGTLAEVSQAHTRPGAGPRHLTFHPGGRFAYLANEVDNTVVVCGYDRTSGRLTLGNAQSTGTGTGTNYPAQFLVTSDGAYAFLANRGANSLTRYAVEADGARLRLLDTVPVHGDFPRQIAFSPDERLLFAANQRSGTVSVFHVDGSSGGLRLAGEPFASPVAVCALPL is encoded by the coding sequence ATGAGCAGTGGTGCAGAACCGGCACGTGGCGCGGACGGCGGCTGGAGCAGGCGCCGGTTCGTCGGAGCGCTGACGGGAGCCGTCGCGGCGACGGCACTGCCCGCGCCGGCGGCACCCCCCGCCGAACCCGCGGACGCCGCCGGCGTCGGCTCGCCCCCGACCGGCGGCCCGCCCTCCCCGGCCGGTTCACCTTCCTCCGGCCGCTCGCCCGCACCCACCGCCCGTCGCCTGTTCCTCGGCACGTACACCTCGGTCGACGGCGGCGGGAAGGGGATCGGACTGGCCACGTACGACTCCGCCACGGGCGCCATCAAGTCCACCGGCACGGTGACCGGCGTCGCCGACCCCTCGTATCTCGCCGTGCATCCGGACGGCCACACCCTGTACGCCGTCGACGAGCGGCCCGAGGGCGGGGTGACGGCCGTACGGCTCGCGGGCGACAAGGTGCTCGGCACCCGCAGCACGGGCGGCTCGGGCCCCTGTCACCTGTCCGTGCATCCGAGCGGGCGCTGGCTGCTGAGCGCCAACTACGGCTCGGGCAGTGTGGCCGTGCATCCCATCGACGCCTCGGGCGCGCTCGGCGAGCGCGCCGCTCTCGTCAAGCACACCCGCCCGGCTCCCGGCCCCGGCCAGCAGGGCCCGCACGCCCACCAGTTCCTCACCGGGCCGGACGCCGGCCATGTCCTCGCCGTCGACCTGGGCACCGACACCGTCTACACCTACCGCCTGGACACCTCCGAGGGCACTCTCGCCGAGGTCTCCCAGGCGCACACCCGTCCGGGCGCGGGCCCGCGCCACCTCACCTTCCACCCCGGCGGCCGCTTCGCCTATCTCGCCAACGAGGTGGACAACACGGTCGTGGTCTGCGGGTACGACCGGACGAGCGGGCGGCTCACCCTGGGGAACGCGCAGTCCACGGGGACCGGGACCGGCACCAACTACCCCGCGCAGTTCCTGGTGACGTCGGACGGCGCGTACGCCTTCCTGGCCAATCGCGGCGCCAACAGCCTGACGCGCTACGCGGTCGAGGCGGACGGTGCGCGGCTGAGGCTCCTGGACACGGTGCCGGTCCACGGCGACTTCCCGCGCCAGATCGCCTTCTCGCCCGACGAGCGGCTGCTGTTCGCGGCGAACCAGCGCTCGGGCACGGTCAGCGTCTTCCATGTGGACGGCTCGAGCGGCGGCCTCCGGCTCGCGGGCGAGCCGTTCGCGTCACCCGTCGCCGTCTGCGCGCTGCCGCTGTAG
- a CDS encoding aromatic acid exporter family protein yields the protein MRDVRGVWAVVGRQFRKWHQEPVVVQSVRSAAAASIAYVIAVRLSPEPAPLTAPLTALLVVQVTLYSTLTTGIRRVNSVVAGVMVAIGFSLLVGLTWWSLALLILASLAVGHLVRVSEFVPEVAISAMLVLGVTRVGDTAWARVLETLIGAVVGLGCNLLFAPPVWVGAAGQSIEDLARRVRQLMLRMGEEAAGRTPVEHATARLHEARRLDHDIVGVDAALRQAEDSLKLNPRVREGLLHRIVLRTGLDTLEICTVVLRVLARTLTDLAKERDPEPLFEPQVGAVLEQLLSEVADAVVSFAVLVTTDVSHNAESAETRLAAELATASATRDKLAQLLLEGVQRDARQWQLHGAVLTEVNRILDELDTEHRSRRLMEELDRGAREQRERRPHLTRLREYLRVPLPRRSRNRTAASRRSL from the coding sequence ATGCGAGACGTACGTGGCGTGTGGGCCGTGGTGGGACGACAGTTCCGGAAGTGGCACCAGGAACCCGTGGTCGTCCAGTCGGTGCGGTCGGCCGCGGCGGCGAGCATCGCGTATGTGATCGCGGTCCGGCTCAGCCCCGAGCCCGCACCCCTCACCGCACCACTGACCGCGCTCCTCGTCGTACAGGTCACGCTCTACTCCACCCTCACCACCGGCATCCGCCGGGTGAACTCCGTGGTGGCCGGCGTCATGGTCGCCATCGGCTTCAGCCTGCTCGTGGGACTGACCTGGTGGAGTCTGGCCCTGCTCATCCTCGCCTCACTGGCCGTAGGCCATCTGGTCAGGGTCAGCGAGTTCGTGCCCGAGGTGGCGATCAGCGCCATGCTCGTCCTCGGCGTGACCCGGGTCGGGGACACGGCCTGGGCCAGGGTCCTGGAGACGCTGATCGGCGCGGTGGTCGGGCTCGGCTGCAATCTGCTCTTCGCTCCCCCCGTATGGGTGGGCGCGGCCGGCCAGTCCATCGAGGACCTGGCACGGCGCGTACGTCAGTTGATGCTGCGCATGGGAGAGGAGGCGGCGGGCCGTACCCCCGTGGAGCACGCCACCGCCCGGCTGCACGAGGCGCGGCGCCTGGACCACGACATCGTCGGGGTGGACGCGGCGCTGCGGCAGGCCGAGGACAGCCTGAAACTCAATCCCCGTGTCCGCGAGGGCCTGCTGCACCGGATCGTGCTGCGCACGGGACTCGACACGCTGGAGATCTGCACGGTGGTGCTGAGGGTGCTCGCGCGCACCCTCACCGACCTCGCCAAGGAGCGCGATCCCGAGCCCTTGTTCGAACCGCAGGTGGGCGCGGTGCTGGAGCAGTTGCTGAGCGAAGTCGCCGACGCCGTGGTGAGTTTCGCCGTCCTGGTGACCACGGACGTCAGCCACAACGCCGAGTCGGCCGAGACCCGGCTCGCGGCGGAGCTGGCCACGGCATCGGCGACCCGCGACAAACTGGCCCAGTTGCTGCTCGAGGGGGTCCAGCGGGACGCTCGCCAGTGGCAGCTGCACGGCGCCGTCCTCACGGAGGTCAACCGCATCCTGGACGAGCTCGACACGGAGCACCGCTCACGGCGGCTGATGGAGGAACTCGACCGCGGCGCGCGCGAACAGCGCGAGCGCCGGCCGCACCTCACCCGTCTGCGGGAGTACCTGCGCGTCCCGCTGCCGCGCCGGAGCCGGAACCGTACGGCGGCCTCGCGGCGTTCTCTGTAG
- a CDS encoding ABATE domain-containing protein, whose translation MPAASASAPAPEPATAFPFIGGRPALNFVATLGKRHTTPLERLPDPAALARWITEAGLHTGADDGPVRIGEADLGHARTLREAVYRLVRAAMLEEAPDPDDVTRVNEAAALPDLAPQFAEPYAGPRPVLRWTAARPGPAALATVARDAVLLIGGPLLGRVKECENPTCSLLFLDDSQARRRRWCSMDRCGNLAKVAGYRSRGRAATR comes from the coding sequence ATGCCCGCAGCCTCCGCCTCCGCCCCCGCCCCCGAGCCCGCGACGGCATTCCCCTTCATCGGAGGACGTCCCGCCCTGAACTTCGTCGCCACGCTCGGCAAACGGCACACCACGCCGCTCGAGCGGCTCCCGGACCCCGCGGCCCTCGCCCGCTGGATCACCGAGGCGGGCCTGCACACGGGAGCGGACGACGGGCCGGTGCGGATCGGCGAGGCCGATCTCGGTCACGCCCGCACGCTGCGCGAGGCCGTCTACCGCCTCGTACGCGCCGCGATGCTCGAAGAGGCCCCGGACCCGGACGACGTCACACGGGTGAACGAGGCGGCGGCCCTGCCCGATCTCGCGCCCCAGTTCGCCGAGCCGTACGCCGGGCCGCGCCCGGTCCTGCGCTGGACGGCCGCGCGTCCCGGACCCGCGGCCCTCGCGACCGTGGCCCGGGACGCCGTCCTCCTGATCGGCGGCCCTCTGCTGGGCAGGGTCAAGGAGTGCGAGAACCCCACCTGCTCCCTGCTCTTCCTGGACGACTCCCAGGCCCGTCGGCGCCGCTGGTGCTCCATGGACCGCTGCGGCAATCTCGCCAAGGTGGCCGGCTACCGGTCCCGCGGCCGCGCCGCCACCCGATGA
- a CDS encoding zinc-binding dehydrogenase, translating into MRAVRIDEFGGPEVLVPVEVPDPVAGPGQVLVRVAAAGVNRADALVRAGVYHRAGRPPLIPGVEASGVVLAVGEGVTGVGAGQRVMALDGVNAPGFYAELVVVPAERVTVLPEGVELTQAATLPVAWLSAWYCLLRLAKVTKDDTVLVKAAASGVGSAAVQIAAGAGARVIASAGSPEKTAWAAGFGARDIVDTSVHPDDAEVDEVLRLTGGRGADIVLDTVGGPAFGRSLREVGHGGRVVALANVALEPSVVDTRDFYPKNASVLGFQLTNLQIHGYDPRADLRELAERVAAGRYRVPVEAVFPLERARAAHERLERREHRGKIVLAVHDGV; encoded by the coding sequence ATGCGTGCGGTGCGGATCGACGAGTTCGGCGGGCCCGAGGTGCTGGTCCCGGTGGAGGTGCCGGACCCGGTCGCGGGCCCCGGCCAGGTGCTGGTGCGGGTCGCGGCGGCGGGGGTGAACCGGGCGGACGCGCTCGTGCGGGCCGGGGTGTACCACCGGGCCGGCCGTCCGCCGCTGATCCCGGGCGTCGAGGCGTCCGGGGTCGTGCTCGCCGTGGGGGAGGGGGTGACCGGAGTCGGCGCCGGACAACGGGTCATGGCCCTGGACGGGGTGAACGCACCTGGTTTCTACGCCGAGTTGGTCGTCGTACCGGCCGAGCGGGTGACCGTACTCCCGGAGGGTGTCGAGCTGACCCAGGCCGCCACCCTGCCCGTGGCATGGCTGTCCGCCTGGTACTGCCTGCTCCGACTCGCGAAGGTGACCAAGGACGACACCGTCCTGGTGAAGGCCGCCGCGAGCGGGGTGGGCAGTGCGGCGGTGCAGATCGCGGCCGGCGCCGGCGCCCGTGTCATCGCGTCGGCGGGTTCGCCGGAGAAGACCGCCTGGGCCGCCGGGTTCGGTGCGCGCGACATCGTCGACACCTCCGTGCACCCCGACGACGCCGAGGTCGACGAGGTGCTGCGGCTGACCGGGGGGCGCGGGGCGGACATCGTCCTCGACACCGTCGGGGGCCCCGCCTTCGGACGGAGTCTGCGCGAGGTCGGACACGGCGGACGGGTGGTCGCCCTCGCCAACGTGGCCCTGGAGCCGAGCGTCGTCGACACCCGTGACTTCTACCCGAAGAACGCGTCCGTCCTCGGCTTCCAGCTCACCAACCTGCAGATCCACGGCTACGACCCCCGCGCGGACCTGCGGGAACTGGCCGAGCGGGTCGCGGCGGGCCGCTACCGAGTGCCGGTCGAGGCGGTGTTCCCCCTGGAGCGGGCACGCGCCGCGCACGAGCGTCTCGAGCGGAGGGAACACCGCGGCAAGATCGTGCTCGCCGTTCACGACGGGGTGTGA
- a CDS encoding thioredoxin family protein, whose amino-acid sequence MRRPLLPAALALAALALPALSGCDSEATTSRGTTDGVSAAPAVRSASPAPKSASPDRTSPAPSATKNAPDYDPKANAAADIETALRVARQDGRPVLVDFGADWCLDCRVLNARFKESGPSALLAKYHVVKVDVGDFDHNLNVAERYVDLRTSGIPALTVLDSASGRVQVATNRGEFANARTMSAAQVEEFLKRWQ is encoded by the coding sequence GTGAGACGCCCCCTGCTTCCCGCGGCACTGGCACTGGCCGCACTCGCCCTGCCGGCACTCAGCGGCTGTGACAGCGAGGCCACCACCTCACGCGGGACCACTGACGGCGTCTCGGCCGCTCCTGCTGTCAGGTCGGCGTCGCCTGCCCCGAAATCGGCGTCACCGGACAGGACTTCGCCGGCACCCTCGGCGACGAAGAACGCCCCCGACTACGACCCGAAGGCGAACGCCGCCGCCGACATAGAGACCGCTCTCAGGGTGGCGAGGCAGGACGGCCGTCCGGTGCTCGTCGACTTCGGCGCCGACTGGTGCCTCGACTGCCGTGTCCTGAACGCCCGGTTCAAGGAGTCCGGGCCGTCCGCACTGCTGGCCAAGTACCACGTGGTGAAGGTGGACGTCGGCGATTTCGACCACAACCTCAACGTGGCCGAACGCTACGTCGACCTGCGGACGAGTGGCATACCTGCCCTGACCGTCCTGGACTCCGCGTCCGGTCGGGTCCAAGTGGCGACCAACCGGGGCGAGTTCGCCAACGCACGCACCATGTCGGCCGCGCAGGTCGAGGAGTTCCTGAAGCGATGGCAGTAG
- a CDS encoding peptidase inhibitor family I36 protein, whose translation MSMLKKSLTTVAVAGALLGGTFVTPAAAADPNTCPKGYACGWTGANRTGERHVNSLTPGCYPLERVNRSVSNQTSYRVVLWHVTSGCGSGTKLATLNPGTYADNPGAVTGIEVYKI comes from the coding sequence ATGAGCATGCTCAAGAAGAGTCTGACGACGGTGGCTGTGGCCGGTGCGTTGCTGGGCGGCACGTTCGTCACACCGGCCGCGGCGGCTGATCCCAACACCTGTCCGAAGGGATATGCGTGTGGATGGACGGGAGCGAACCGGACTGGTGAGAGGCACGTCAACTCTCTGACACCCGGCTGCTATCCCCTCGAAAGGGTCAACCGGTCCGTCTCGAACCAGACGTCCTATCGCGTAGTGCTCTGGCACGTCACCAGCGGCTGCGGCAGCGGCACCAAGCTGGCCACTCTGAACCCGGGCACCTACGCGGACAACCCCGGCGCCGTTACCGGGATCGAGGTTTACAAGATCTAG
- a CDS encoding DinB family protein: MSMTDGGRLSANLEQPMTSSGPVTRDLLETFDDVRSRTFARLDGLTDAEYLWEPVASCMTLRADADGAFRADPRPTGGVRPAPFTTIAWRIWHIGADCLRGYGRFFEGQLQSGDDRHLWPGTATEGVQMMAADWSRFRTQVESLGDDRLLRPMGSRAGVYGHESYLLLALHALDEAAHHGAELGVLRDLYLHGFAAEEGPRDDVVGTTP, from the coding sequence ATGTCGATGACCGACGGTGGCCGCCTGTCGGCGAACCTGGAGCAGCCAATGACCTCGTCCGGCCCCGTCACCCGCGACCTGCTCGAAACCTTTGACGACGTACGTTCCAGAACCTTCGCTCGCCTTGACGGCCTCACCGACGCCGAATACCTCTGGGAGCCCGTCGCCTCATGCATGACACTCCGGGCTGATGCGGACGGCGCGTTCCGTGCGGACCCGCGGCCCACAGGCGGTGTCCGCCCGGCGCCCTTCACGACGATCGCCTGGCGAATCTGGCACATCGGGGCTGACTGCCTGCGCGGCTACGGTCGCTTCTTCGAGGGCCAACTCCAGAGCGGCGACGACCGGCACCTGTGGCCGGGCACAGCGACCGAGGGCGTCCAGATGATGGCCGCCGACTGGTCCCGATTCCGAACCCAGGTCGAGTCCCTCGGCGATGACCGTCTCCTCCGACCCATGGGTTCCCGCGCCGGCGTTTACGGTCACGAGAGCTACCTGCTGCTGGCCCTCCACGCCTTGGACGAAGCCGCTCACCACGGTGCCGAACTCGGCGTCCTTCGCGACCTTTACCTTCACGGCTTCGCCGCGGAGGAAGGCCCGCGCGACGACGTGGTCGGCACGACGCCCTGA
- a CDS encoding TetR/AcrR family transcriptional regulator: protein MNSLPPKPTRSDARSNRARILAAATEAFSASTSASMTSIAKQAGVGVGTLYRHFPTREALVVELYHQEIQKLIDLAHTLAGSLPPLVALRGWFEEVARYGQLKYGVAEVIHAATNGGLDDEHYGPFLGAITALLDAGAAAGTLKPGTDPEDVLLQLSVLWRIPPGAGSQERAARILDLVADGLRTRPPESSQGLSDAPSPG, encoded by the coding sequence GTGAACTCGCTGCCACCGAAACCGACACGTTCCGACGCCCGCAGCAACCGGGCGCGCATCCTGGCCGCCGCCACCGAGGCGTTCTCGGCCTCCACCAGCGCCTCCATGACGTCCATCGCCAAGCAGGCCGGGGTGGGCGTCGGAACCCTGTACCGGCACTTCCCGACCCGGGAAGCACTCGTCGTCGAGCTCTACCACCAGGAGATCCAGAAGCTCATCGACCTCGCCCACACCCTGGCCGGTTCGCTCCCGCCGCTGGTGGCTCTGCGCGGCTGGTTCGAGGAGGTGGCCCGTTACGGCCAGCTCAAGTACGGCGTGGCCGAGGTCATCCACGCGGCGACCAACGGCGGCCTCGACGACGAGCACTACGGGCCCTTCCTCGGCGCGATCACCGCCCTGCTCGACGCGGGCGCCGCCGCGGGCACGCTGAAGCCGGGGACCGACCCGGAGGACGTACTCCTCCAGCTCAGCGTGTTGTGGCGGATCCCCCCGGGGGCCGGCAGCCAGGAACGGGCCGCGCGGATCCTCGACCTCGTCGCCGACGGCCTCCGCACCCGGCCGCCGGAATCCAGCCAGGGCCTGTCCGACGCTCCTTCGCCCGGGTGA
- a CDS encoding NAD-dependent epimerase/dehydratase family protein, with amino-acid sequence MAEVVLVTGGSGYIAGWCIAELLRAGYEVRTTVRDEGKRKAVVDAVSTVVDPAGRLGFAVADLTADDGWDAAVKGVDRVLHVASPLGGADPGNPDAIIAPARDGALRVLRAATGAGVRRVVMTSAANAASPSSYATEGVTDETLWTDPDDPTLIPYRRSKTLAERAAWDFMDSHPGPTELTTVLPGAVFGPILTTGNIGSVGIVGRMISGAMSGIPRIGLEIVDVRDLVDIHIRAMTSPDAAGQRFLATGEFTWMSEMARILRDGLGADGRRVPTRQVPDFVVRIAARFRDPSLREITPALGRRNRHSTEKAWRVLGWQPRPARETVLDCARSLIEHRAVENI; translated from the coding sequence ATGGCCGAAGTGGTTCTGGTGACCGGTGGCAGCGGCTACATCGCGGGCTGGTGCATCGCCGAGCTTCTGCGCGCCGGCTACGAAGTGCGCACCACCGTGCGGGACGAGGGGAAGAGGAAGGCCGTCGTCGACGCCGTGTCGACCGTCGTCGACCCCGCGGGCCGGCTGGGCTTCGCCGTCGCGGACCTCACGGCGGACGACGGCTGGGACGCCGCGGTCAAGGGCGTCGACCGTGTGCTGCACGTCGCCTCCCCGCTCGGCGGTGCCGACCCCGGCAACCCGGACGCGATCATCGCCCCGGCCCGCGACGGCGCGCTGCGGGTGCTGCGCGCCGCGACCGGTGCCGGGGTCAGGCGCGTCGTGATGACCTCGGCGGCGAACGCCGCGAGCCCGTCGTCCTACGCGACGGAAGGCGTGACCGACGAGACGCTGTGGACCGACCCCGACGACCCCACGCTGATCCCCTACCGCCGCTCGAAGACGCTCGCCGAGCGGGCGGCGTGGGACTTCATGGACAGCCACCCGGGCCCCACCGAACTGACCACCGTGCTCCCCGGCGCCGTGTTCGGCCCCATCCTCACGACGGGCAACATCGGTTCCGTCGGCATCGTCGGACGGATGATCTCCGGCGCCATGTCCGGCATCCCACGGATCGGACTGGAGATCGTGGACGTCCGTGATCTCGTGGACATCCACATCCGGGCGATGACGTCGCCGGACGCCGCGGGCCAACGCTTCCTCGCCACCGGCGAGTTCACCTGGATGTCGGAGATGGCCCGCATTCTGCGCGACGGCCTCGGTGCCGACGGCCGCCGGGTCCCCACCCGGCAGGTCCCGGACTTCGTGGTCCGGATCGCGGCCCGGTTCCGGGACCCGTCGCTGCGCGAGATCACCCCGGCCCTCGGCCGCCGCAACCGCCACAGCACGGAGAAGGCCTGGCGGGTTCTCGGCTGGCAGCCACGGCCCGCCCGCGAGACCGTACTGGACTGCGCCCGAAGCCTCATCGAGCACCGCGCCGTCGAGAACATTTGA
- a CDS encoding TNT domain-containing protein, which translates to MGGLTGSLVLGASVSSSAAPADRDGARRGAAAHAWPVQPVPAAAGSSAQPTAVLGGLVRPWVCRGLVPAPIAPALRPYFFCGDWRLGPKWLPTHGVLGSILHRYDRLGGLTAVRFLDRWWDPAADSGQGDWRYPPDDGYTHRNQKVLAAPLVLRVGLKLDRFGAEAGRFLAPVGTKYGKRTIPPSSLNTMDPRYPYDYHVYKVAKNVTVCAGKTAPGFEQPGLGVQYVTSSQFCPDIPRTTVGDLVRNGTLVRVSK; encoded by the coding sequence GTGGGAGGCCTGACCGGCTCCCTGGTTCTGGGCGCCTCCGTCTCGTCGTCCGCGGCACCCGCGGACAGGGACGGCGCCCGTCGGGGTGCTGCCGCGCACGCCTGGCCCGTCCAACCGGTTCCGGCAGCGGCGGGCTCGTCCGCACAGCCGACGGCCGTACTCGGCGGGCTCGTCAGGCCGTGGGTGTGCAGGGGGCTCGTGCCCGCTCCCATCGCGCCGGCGTTGCGCCCGTACTTCTTCTGCGGTGACTGGCGGCTCGGCCCCAAGTGGCTGCCGACGCACGGAGTGCTGGGGAGCATCCTCCACAGGTACGACCGGCTCGGCGGCCTCACCGCCGTGCGGTTCCTGGACCGGTGGTGGGACCCCGCCGCCGACTCGGGCCAGGGCGACTGGCGTTACCCGCCGGACGACGGATACACGCACAGGAACCAGAAGGTGCTCGCGGCTCCCCTCGTGCTCCGCGTGGGCCTGAAGCTGGACCGGTTCGGCGCCGAGGCGGGACGGTTCCTCGCCCCGGTGGGCACCAAGTACGGGAAGCGGACGATCCCGCCGTCGAGCCTGAACACCATGGACCCGCGCTACCCGTACGACTACCACGTGTACAAGGTGGCCAAGAACGTGACGGTGTGCGCGGGGAAGACCGCCCCCGGGTTCGAGCAGCCGGGCCTCGGCGTCCAGTACGTGACGTCGAGCCAGTTCTGTCCCGACATCCCGCGTACCACGGTCGGGGACCTGGTGCGCAACGGCACCCTGGTGCGGGTCAGCAAGTAG
- a CDS encoding PAS domain S-box protein, translating into MDAVVWRNRAMTLFDRIPMPVAVCDVYGAIVLANPAMATEWGPTPSGLRGRDVLELFRPQEPLQIERIAQALRLRHRSRYPVAVCWDAADGTRRAGELTADPVSDSAEASTALLVTVRVLGECRGAQRMPEPWASTAEAHVLELLAAGATTARAARETGLTVDGVNYHLRRLSERWGAANRTELVARAYALGVLAPGVWPPTAPAP; encoded by the coding sequence ATGGACGCGGTGGTGTGGCGCAACCGGGCGATGACGCTGTTCGACCGCATCCCGATGCCGGTCGCGGTCTGCGACGTGTACGGGGCGATCGTCCTGGCCAATCCCGCGATGGCGACGGAGTGGGGTCCGACGCCGAGCGGTCTGCGGGGACGCGACGTGCTGGAACTCTTCCGCCCGCAGGAGCCCCTGCAGATCGAGCGGATCGCGCAGGCGCTGCGGTTGCGCCATCGCTCGCGCTATCCGGTGGCGGTGTGCTGGGACGCGGCCGACGGCACGCGGCGCGCCGGTGAGCTGACCGCGGACCCGGTGAGCGACTCCGCGGAGGCGAGCACCGCGCTGCTGGTGACGGTGCGGGTGCTCGGCGAGTGCCGCGGCGCGCAGCGGATGCCCGAGCCGTGGGCCTCCACGGCCGAGGCGCATGTGCTGGAACTGCTGGCCGCAGGCGCGACCACCGCGCGGGCCGCCCGGGAGACCGGCCTGACCGTGGACGGTGTCAACTATCACCTGCGGCGCCTGTCCGAGCGCTGGGGAGCGGCCAACCGTACGGAGCTGGTCGCCCGTGCCTACGCGCTCGGCGTGCTGGCGCCGGGAGTGTGGCCGCCCACCGCCCCCGCTCCCTGA